A stretch of DNA from Gimesia chilikensis:
GAAGTCTCTGTCAGTAGCGAAGGTGAATCGGTCAGCCACCAGTCAACAGGAACAACTCACACTCATACCGCCGTCGCCGCGAAAACGGCAGCCCGTCGCGAACTGGCTGCCCAATTGGATGTGGAAGTCGAAGAAAAGAAAAAACCGATTTTCAGCAAGGAACTTCTGCACGAAGTCTTCCTGAACCCGGGACTCTACCTCCTGTTCGGCGGGATTATCATCGGCTTTCTCGGACGCCTGCAGGGCAAAGCAGTCACCAGCCTGGATGACACCCTGTTTGTGAATATCTTCCACGGAATGCTCTGTCTGTTCCTGCTGGAAATGGGCATCACAGCCTGTCGTCGTCTGAAAGACCTCAAAACAGCCGGCTGGCGGTTCATCATGTTCGCACTGCTCTGCCCCAACCTGTTTGCTTTGTTCGGTATTCTCGTGGCGCACGGTTACAGCATGGCCCTGGGACAGCCCTTTGACCTGGGAACCTACGCTCTGTTCTCAGTCCTCTGTGCCGCAGCCTCTTACATCGCCGTACCCGCGGTCCAGAGACTGGCCATCCCCGAAGCCAGCCCGACACTGCCCCTGGCAGCTTCGCTCGGACTGACCTTCACTTACAACGTCACCATCGGGATCCCGGTTTACATGCTCATCGCCGAGCTGGTCATGAAAACCTTACCCGTAGCATAACCAACTTCACTCCACTGATGAAATCACCGTTGAAACCAGAGAAAGTATCGAGCTCAGTCTCACAGGAAACCACGACATGGCTAACACGACAGAATTAACCAAAGTCATCGTCATCACCGAAACCCACTTCGAACAGGATCTGTTAAACGCATTCCGCGAACTGGGAATCAAAGGCTTTACCTGCATGAACTGCTGGGGACAGGGTCACCACCAGGTCTATGACGAACCCTTTATCGGACACTCCCAGACCCGCATTGAAATCATCACCACCGAAGCGATCGCAGAATCGATCGTCGATTACTGTCGGCAGCCTCGCTTCGAATCCCATGCGATTTCCGCCTACCTGGAATCCGTGCGTGTCCGAGACCCTAATAAATTCATCGCCTGAAACGGGTCAATCAACCCTTTCGCGACGGCAGATTTCGTAGTTTGCCAGTCACCTTCATGTGCTTACTTTGGCGGGTAGCTAGCATGACAGGTGACTGGCGGCTACGAATTTTAAATATCTTACCCCCCACTCCAGCCGCAGATCACCCATCCTGGAGAACGGCACCCTTCCTCAAAACCCGTGCTGGACAGATACACCTTCACATGCTAGCATATTGATGCGTTCAGTCTGCGCGCCACGGCCACGCTTCAGTTTACGCGTCCCTGGTTCGCTGCACATCACATTCCAGGCCAGCAACAGGCCTGAAGTTCAGAGTGAGGAACGGATTATGCAACGGCGTCAATTTCTGGTCGCGTCCGGTCTCGGCTTTGCCGGGATGACATTCGGCTCTCCCACCCCCGCCGTTTCCGCTGCTCCGGCTCCCACAACCCCAGGCAGAAAACCCGCTAAATCGACGATTCTGTTCTTCCTCTGTGGTGGTGCATCCCATATGGACATGTGGGATATGAAGCCGGAAGCCCCCCTGGAATACCGAGGCCCGTTTCAATCGATTCAGACCTCCGCACCGGGAGTCCACCTCTCCGAGCATCTGCCCCTGCTCGCCAAACAGGCACATCATCTGGCACTGGTCAACTCGGTTGGCGGCACCGTCAACACCAACGATCACCACGCCGGATATTACTACAACCTCACCGGACATATTCCCGATCTGACGTTCGTCACCAAAGGGAACAACCGCACGCCCCAGCCGGACGACTGGCCTTACATGGGTTCCGTGGTCGCCTCCCGGCGTCCCGCGCATCCGAATCTGCCCAACGCCATCTCGCTGCCGCACATGCCCAGCCGCGCCCCGTATACCCGCCCCGGTCAGTTCGCTGCCCGCCTGGGAGTTGAACACGATCCGATGTATATCCAGGGCACACGCGAAGAACCGCTGAAGCTCCGCGGTCCCGCACTCTCGCTGGAAGGGGGCATCACCGCCGACCGGCTCACCGATCGCATTTCCCTGCTCGAACAACTCGATTCCGCCCGGCGACAGTTCGACGACTTCGCCAGCATCTCCACGATGAATCAGCATCAGGAACGCGCCCTGTCGTTGTTAATGTCAGCCCAATCCACCTCCGCCTTTGATGTGCAGCAGGAAAAACCGGCCACACTCGAACGCTACGGCAAAACCATCAACGGCATGAGTCTGCTCGTTGCCCGCCGTCTGGTGGAAGTCGGCGTCCCCTTCATTACCGTCTTCTGGAAAGGCGATCTCAGAGCCCTCGGCAAGAAGTGCAAGAGCGCCGGCAGCTGGGATACTCACGGCAACAATTTCCAGTGCCTCAAAGAAGACCTGCTGCCCGAATTTGACCGGGCCTACTCCGCCCTCATCGAAGACCTCGCCGAGCGGGGACTCATCGATGATACGCTGGTCCTCGTCACCAGTGAAATGGGTCGCAAACCAAAGATCGGCGATCCCCGCTCCGGCGGCAAATCGGGCGCAGGCCGTGACCACTGGACGCACTGTCTCACCGATGTCCTCGCGGGTGGCGGCATTCAGGGAGGCCAGACCTTTGGTGCCAGCGACAAACATGGAGAATATCCCAAAGACAAACCGGTCACCCCCGCCGACATCACGCATACGGTCTACCACGCGATGGGCATTCACGACCTGACCGCCTACGACAAGCTCGGCCGACTCTACTTCCTGCTCGACAAATCCAGACCGATCACCGAACTCTTCTGAGTTCGCCCCGGGATCTGCAGGTTCATACACCTCTTTGCATTCCCGCGCCGTTCTGCTAAATTCCAGCCAGACCGTCAATTAGCGACTGTCCCGAGGCACGCAGATTACCTGCGCGCCACGATTATGGATTATCTTATCAAGTTCTCCCCCTGCAAATGCAGGCCTGTCCAGTGAATTGATTTTTGCCCGAATCTGACCGCAAAATCAGAGATAGATGGGAACAGGATTCGCATCGCGACTATCATCAGTGTGTAACTGGTGCCGAAACACCTGTTCTTCTGCAGGGGAGCATTGTTCCTGCGCACATTCTGCAAATTTAACAGGCACGCCTGCCTCTGCCTGAATGGAAAAGAGTTAAAAGAGTCTATGGCTGAAGTAGAATGGGATCGTCTTGCCGCTGAAGCAAATCGTGAACCGGGTGCGAACTGGAAACGCTGGGGGCCCTACCTCGCAGAACGACAGTGGGGAACCGTGCGCGAAAGT
This window harbors:
- a CDS encoding sodium-dependent bicarbonate transport family permease, which translates into the protein MLEAFLDNFLHNLFKPLLLFFYMGFLIPILKVPFEFPKAVYQGLTLYLLIAIGWHGGEELASLSISEFGQALGFMVIGFFANLCIGIFAYILLQKTTKLRQIDAATVAGFYGSDSAGTFVTCLGVITAAQIAYAAYMPVMLAVMEIPGCLVALYLVSRLRQKGMDAHGNMPHEADYQPPHSAPVLESTGGGEVSVSSEGESVSHQSTGTTHTHTAVAAKTAARRELAAQLDVEVEEKKKPIFSKELLHEVFLNPGLYLLFGGIIIGFLGRLQGKAVTSLDDTLFVNIFHGMLCLFLLEMGITACRRLKDLKTAGWRFIMFALLCPNLFALFGILVAHGYSMALGQPFDLGTYALFSVLCAAASYIAVPAVQRLAIPEASPTLPLAASLGLTFTYNVTIGIPVYMLIAELVMKTLPVA
- a CDS encoding P-II family nitrogen regulator, which codes for MANTTELTKVIVITETHFEQDLLNAFRELGIKGFTCMNCWGQGHHQVYDEPFIGHSQTRIEIITTEAIAESIVDYCRQPRFESHAISAYLESVRVRDPNKFIA
- a CDS encoding DUF1501 domain-containing protein, whose translation is MQRRQFLVASGLGFAGMTFGSPTPAVSAAPAPTTPGRKPAKSTILFFLCGGASHMDMWDMKPEAPLEYRGPFQSIQTSAPGVHLSEHLPLLAKQAHHLALVNSVGGTVNTNDHHAGYYYNLTGHIPDLTFVTKGNNRTPQPDDWPYMGSVVASRRPAHPNLPNAISLPHMPSRAPYTRPGQFAARLGVEHDPMYIQGTREEPLKLRGPALSLEGGITADRLTDRISLLEQLDSARRQFDDFASISTMNQHQERALSLLMSAQSTSAFDVQQEKPATLERYGKTINGMSLLVARRLVEVGVPFITVFWKGDLRALGKKCKSAGSWDTHGNNFQCLKEDLLPEFDRAYSALIEDLAERGLIDDTLVLVTSEMGRKPKIGDPRSGGKSGAGRDHWTHCLTDVLAGGGIQGGQTFGASDKHGEYPKDKPVTPADITHTVYHAMGIHDLTAYDKLGRLYFLLDKSRPITELF